AGGCCCGCAGTAGTGAATAGACTGCCCTGGGACCAGAGCATCAATGCTCGTGTGACTGTGCACCGAGAACGCCTGCGAGATTTGGCCTCTCGCATGCCCTAAGCCGAACAGGCCGCACCGCAGCAAATGGGCGACCATGACGCCCGAGTTTCGCAGCAGTTTGGGAAAGTATTCGCCCGCTCGCTCGCGGTAAAAGCGCACTTCATCCCATTCTTCGGGAGTTCGGGTTGAGGTCATGTAGTCACGTCACGGTTGCTTGGTGACATGTCTAGTGACGCATTTATATTCCTTCCCATGGTCCACGAGCGCCCAATGGAGAGCTCGGTCCGCATTGCAATGGCACTGCGCTGCCCCCGGCATTCGTAGCACTTCGATCTAGAGTCCAGGGGTTTGCATCGTAGTTGATGCGACTGTTTGCGCGTTGCTGCCAGCGAGCTGGCAGCAACGCGCGGCGAACACGGCCGGCGGCACGTACCCCAGGGTACTGTGCGGCCGGCGATGGTTGTAGTCCTCGCGCCAGTTGTCGATGACGCTGCGCATGTGGCTCAAGCTGGCAAACCAGTGCTGCGACAGGCACTCGTCGCGGAAGCGGCTGTTGAAGCTCTCGATGTAGGCGTTCTGCACCGGCTTGCCGGGCTGGATGAAGCGCAGCTCCACGCCGTTCTTCGCCGCCCAGGTCTGCATCGTGCGTCCGGCGAACTCCGGGCCGTTGTCGGTGCGGATCACCTTGGGCAAGCCCCGCTCGGCCTTGGCCTGGTCTAGCACGCGCGTCACGTACAGCGCGGGGATCGATGTGTCGGCAACGATCTGCACCGACTCCTTGGAACAGTCGTCCACCACCGTCAGCGTCTTTACCCGCCGGCCATTGGCCAGCTCATCAAACACAAAGTCCATGCTCCACACCTCGTTGGGTTGTGTCGGGCGTACCAGTGGCTGGCGCTCTGGCACCGGCAGCTTCTTGCGCCGCCGCTTTCGCACCATCAAGCCCTCTTCGCGATAGATCCGGTAGGTGCGCTTCACGTTGATGGCCCAACCGTCGATTTGCAGCCGGCTGTGCAGCATGCGGTAGCCGTGGCGGCGGTGCTGCCCCGCGAGCTCCTTCAGGCGCTCGCGCAAGGCCGCATTGCCGTCGTCGCGGGGTTCGTAGCGCAGCGTGCTGGCACTCATGCCCACCAGCCTGAGGGCCCGGCGTTCGCTCAGGCCCAGACCCCGAAACTGCCGCACGACCTCGCGCCGCGCCGCCACGGCCTTCACTTTCCCTTGAGCACCTCGCGCATGGCGTCGATCTCGAGCATCGAGTTGGCCAGCAGCTTCTTCAGCTTAGTGTTCTCTGCCTCCAGCGACTTCAGGCGCTGCGCGTCCGAGACGTTCATGCCACCGAACTTAGCCTTCCAGGCGTAGTAGCTCGGCTCGCTGAAGCCATGCTTCCTGCACAGCTCCTTGACCGGCATGCCCGCATCGGCCTCACGCAGGAAGCCAATGATCTGTTCCTCGGTGTATCGCTTCTTCATCGGTCCGATCTCCATTTCGGGTTGATCGGACTCTAGACCTAAGCTCTACGAATTTCCGGGGGCAGCGCAGCACCCCTCAAGCAATAAGCGCCGCTAGGCCCTTGGACTCCAGAAGCTGCAGCAGTCGGGTGGCTGCACGCCCCCACAGCGTCCTGCGTTGCATTTCCCACCTACTGCGACGATGTTTCTCAACGACAAGGCAGCATTACCATGACCGTGCCACATTTCTAGTCTGCTGGCATGTCCCGACGACCGCCTTGCCTGTGAACAAGTCTGGCGTGGCGCAGAGAATGCGCTACTTGAAGCCGAAACCTTCTTTGCTGGACGTTGGTTGCAATGCCGAAACAGGAATTCAGCATTTTCTTCGCCCTCGTGCTGCGGAGCGCGGTGGGCGCAGTCTTCAGCCGGTTGAAGGGCGAACCGCGCCACGCCTGCAAAAGTGACTACAGAATGCACAGTCCCGCAGACTCGCTGTGCCTCCATAACCATCTCAGCATCTAGCTTTACGGAGTCGCAGTAAGGCCCTCACGCAACGCCCCAGCATGCGCAGCAATAAATGGAGGGGGCAGGGCGTTACCTATCATGAGAGCAATGGACTCCTTTCCGTGCGATACATCGAATCGATAGTCACGAGGGAATCCCTGTAGGAGGGCTGCCTCCCGCAATGTAATTGTTCGGTTCTGTGACGGATGGAGAAACCGTCCTTTCGATGGGTTGTGGCATCCGCTGGTAATGGTCGGGGCCACGTCGTCCCACGCCATTCGCCCATAAACGTCCCGAAAACCATCGCTTCTCTTATGGCAATCCAGTTGGTAGTCTTGGCCTAGGTCGGAGCGACTGCCGCCATTCTTCGGAATGCGCTTTATTAGTTCTTTCACTGCGCTCGAACGCCTTTCCGGGATTGCGTGCAGTTTATCTTTGGTGCGCGAGGGAGCATCAAGACCGAGAATTGCATCCCTTACCGTAATTCGGTTCCTTCTGATGGGCGCTACCACCGGTTCATGAACTCTAGAGGCGAGCATGATTAAGCGCTTCCGCCGCTGCGGTACGCGATAGTCCGCAGCATCGAGAACTTGCACAACCGTCTTGTAGCCCAACGCTTTTAGGGAGTCATTCATAGCTGAAAATCGCCCATCCTGAGCCAGCGCTGGAACATTCTCCAACATGATGGATTTTGGGTTGGTCAATTTTACAAAGCGGAGGAACTCAATGACCAAATCATTTCGGCTGTCTTCGACAAATGCCCGCTGGTTCTTAGTCCTTAGGCGAGAAAATCCTTGGCAGGGCGGACAGCCCGCTAGCAGGTCCAACTCGCCGAATCGCAGTCCTGCGTTCGAAAGTACATCATGCGGATTCAAATTCCGAATGTCATCCTTGTAGAGGAAGACTTCCGGGTGATTTAGCTGATAGGTTATCTGCGCTTTTGCGTCAATTTCGACGGCAGCTACAACGCTGAAGCCGGCGTCCCTCAGTCCCGTGGTTAGACCCCCGCACCCGCTGAATAAGTCAATTGCAGTCAGGGCTGCAGAAGAGTTCCTGTCAATCTGCGACGGTATGGTGTTGGCTGTGTTAAGCATGACCCTCGTCTGATTCTTTATAAAGTAAAATGCATTCTTGTTGCTTCTTTCCGGGATGCGGTGCTGCGAATAGTTTTTTAAATATTTTCAAGCC
Above is a window of Variovorax sp. RA8 DNA encoding:
- a CDS encoding IS3 family transposase (programmed frameshift) translates to MKKRYTEEQIIGFLREADAGMPVKELCRKHGFSEPSYYAWKAKFGGMNVSDAQRLKSLEAENTKLKKLLANSMLEIDAMREVLKGKVKAVAARREVVRQFRGLGLSERRALRLVGMSASTLRYEPRDDGNAALRERLKELAGQHRRHGYRMLHSRLQIDGWAINVKRTYRIYREEGLMVRKRRRKKLPVPERQPLVRPTQPNEVWSMDFVFDELANGRRVKTLTVVDDCSKESVQIVADTSIPALYVTRVLDQAKAERGLPKVIRTDNGPEFAGRTMQTWAAKNGVELRFIQPGKPVQNAYIESFNSRFRDECLSQHWFASLSHMRSVIDNWREDYNHRRPHSTLGYVPPAVFAARCCQLAGSNAQTVASTTMQTPGL
- a CDS encoding DNA cytosine methyltransferase: MLNTANTIPSQIDRNSSAALTAIDLFSGCGGLTTGLRDAGFSVVAAVEIDAKAQITYQLNHPEVFLYKDDIRNLNPHDVLSNAGLRFGELDLLAGCPPCQGFSRLRTKNQRAFVEDSRNDLVIEFLRFVKLTNPKSIMLENVPALAQDGRFSAMNDSLKALGYKTVVQVLDAADYRVPQRRKRLIMLASRVHEPVVAPIRRNRITVRDAILGLDAPSRTKDKLHAIPERRSSAVKELIKRIPKNGGSRSDLGQDYQLDCHKRSDGFRDVYGRMAWDDVAPTITSGCHNPSKGRFLHPSQNRTITLREAALLQGFPRDYRFDVSHGKESIALMIGNALPPPFIAAHAGALREGLTATP